From Lolium perenne isolate Kyuss_39 chromosome 5, Kyuss_2.0, whole genome shotgun sequence, a single genomic window includes:
- the LOC127300600 gene encoding chitinase 4 — MAANSPMATFTFLALGLAALLLSAAGPAEAQNCGCRPNECCSTDGYCGTSIAYCGRACQSGACAVLSGGIAVPVESVVTAAFFNGIKSHAVAGDGCAGKNFYTLRSFLDAARANPDFAKGRSKDDSKREIAAFFAQVAHETGHLCLIEETNGASKDYCDERDTDWPCYAGWAYYGRGPLQLRWNSNYGPAGKSIGFDGLRNPEKVAQDPVVAFKAALWLWMNNVHPFVPQGFGATTRAVSGIAECDGGNSTAVNARASYYRDYCKKFGVDPGNFLTC; from the exons ATGGCGGCGAACTCGCCCATGGCGACGTTCACGTTCCTGGCTCTCGGCCTAGCGGCGCTTCTCCTCTCCGCCGCAGGCCCGGCGGAGGCGCAGAACTGCGGCTGCCGGCCGAACGAGTGCTGCAGCACGGACGGCTACTGCGGCACCAGCATCGCCTACTGCGGACGAGCGTGTCAGTCGGGCGCGTGCGCGGTGCTCAGCGGCGGGATCGCCGTCCCCGTGGAGAGCGTCGTCACCGCGGCGTTCTTCAACGGGATCAAGTCCCACGCCGTCGCCGGCGACGGGTGCGCCGGCAAGAACTTCTACACGCTCCGGTCGTTCCTGGACGCCGCCCGCGCCAACCCCGACTTCGCGAAAGGCCGCTCCAAGgacgactccaagagggagattGCCGCCTTCTTCGCCCAGGTCGCCCACGAGACCGGAC ATTTGTGCCTCATCGAGGAGACGAACGGGGCGAGCAAGGACTACTGCGACGAGAGGGACACCGACTGGCCGTGCTACGCCGGGTGGGCGTACTACGGGCGCGGGCCGCTGCAGCTGCGGTGGAACTCCAACTACGGGCCGGCGGGGAAGAGCATCGGGTTCGACGGGCTGAGGAACCCGGAGAAGGTGGCGCAGGACCCGGTGGTGGCGTTCAAGGCGGCGCTGTGGTTATGGATGAACAACGTGCACCCGTTCGTGCCGCAGGGGTTCGGCGCCACGACCAGGGCCGTCAGCGGCATCGCGGAGTGCGACGGCGGGAACTCGACGGCGGTGAACGCGCGGGCCAGCTACTACAGGGACTACTGCAAGAAGTTCGGCGTCGACCCCGGGAATTTCCTCACTTGCTGA